In Helianthus annuus cultivar XRQ/B chromosome 9, HanXRQr2.0-SUNRISE, whole genome shotgun sequence, the following are encoded in one genomic region:
- the LOC110875987 gene encoding uncharacterized protein LOC110875987 — protein MTDELPLWFPPMSSDDSSDSSILFFFQNLIEEAKLQDTGTSNRRRYIERQREEGHETLMTDYFVEDPKYNEDIFRYRFRMSKRLFLKIVADMEENDPWFEEAPDARGRKGFTSLQKVTSAIKQLATGNTPDDPALDDTVHNMILKDEGKAIAPVHIRDPPVEPALDNTVLGELMDEDTHWRLKHDLIDHLASQDLP, from the coding sequence ATGACGGATGAACTTCCGTTATGGTTCCCACCCATGAGTAGCGACGATTCATCCGATAGtagcattctttttttttttcaaaatctcatcgaaGAAGCCAAACTTCAAGACACGGGCACATCTAACCGAAGGAGATATATTGAACGTCAACGTGAGGAAGGGCATGAGACACTCATGACGGATTATTTTGTCGAAGACCCGAAGTACAACGAAGATATCTTTCGATATAGGTTCCGTATGTCGAAacgtttgtttctaaaaattgtGGCCGACATGGAAGAGAACGACCCGTGGTTTGAAGAGGCCCCCGATGCGCGAGGTAGGAAGGGGTTTACGTCGTTGCAAAAGGTGACATCGGCTATTAAACAGCTCGCAACTGGTAACACTCCAGACGACCCCgctctagacgatacggtgcacaacatgattttgaaagatgAAGGAAAGGCGATAGCACCGGTGCACATTCGGGATCCTCCGGTCGAGCCCGCTCTAGACAATACGGTGTTGGGCGAGTTGATGGATGAAGACACacattggagactaaaacacgatctcaTAGATCATCTCGCAAGTCAAGATTTACCCTAA
- the LOC110878022 gene encoding alpha-L-fucosidase 2 has protein sequence MDEEWVMVSPILDKDLWNPSSSSSKLNEAEKKDLKVKFKEEAKHWTDAIPIGNGCLGGMVWGGVLSETINLNEDTLWTGVPGNYSNPDAPNALSVVRKLVDDGNYADATKEAVKLSADPSDVYQLLGDINLEFDDNHATFDAKTYQRELDLDTATVKVNYSVGEVEFTREHFASYPDQVIVTKISATKSGSLSFTASLDSKLHHHSSVNSQNQIVMEGTCPGRRKPPTLFTENDSIPTGIKFSAFLDIKVSDGTGTITVLDEKKLKVEGCDWAVLLLVGASSFEGPFTKPEDSKRDPTSECSNVLKSLKDFSYAELYGRHVDDYQKLFNRCSLELSQSSSVEPSSTVTTAERVKSFKTDEDPSLIELLFQYGRYLLIACSRPGTQPANLQGIWNYKVEPAWDGAPHLNINLQMNYWPALSCNLHECQEPLFDYISSLSVTGSKTAKVNYEASGWVAHQVSDIWAKTSPDRGEAVWALWPMGGAWLCTHLWEHYTYTMNKEFLANKAYPLLEGCVSFLLDWLIEGKGGYLETNPSTSPEHMFIAPDGKPASVSYSTTMDMSIIKEVFNAIVSAAEVLGKSKTDVVQRVLKAQPRLYPTKIARDGSILEWAQDFEDPEVHHRHVSHLFGLFPGHTITVERTPDLCKAADFTLIKRGEEGPGWSTTWKAALWARLHNTEHAYRMVKHLFDLVDPDHESDYEGGLYANLFTAHPPFQIDANFGFCAAISEMLVQSTIKDLYLLPALPRDKWSHGSIKGLKARGNVTVSISWKEGDLHEFGLWFSKNTNLENSKGQNSTKRVHYRGTTITTKISHGKVYTFNKQLKCIKTASL, from the exons ATGGATGAAGAATGGGTGATGGTTTCACCCATTTTGGACAAAGATTTATGGaacccatcatcatcatcatcaaagtTAAATGAAGCAGAGAAGAAAGATTTGAAGGTGAAGTTTAAGGAGGAAGCAAAGCACTGGACTGATGCTATCCCCATTGGCAATGGCTGCCTTGGTGGGATGGTTTGGGGTGGTGTTTTGTCGGAAACTATTAACCTTAATG AGGATACATTGTGGACAGGGGTTCCTGGGAACTATTCGAATCCTGATGCTCCAAATGCGTTATCTGTGGTCAGGAAgcttgtggatgatggaaactaTGCTGATGCTACTAAAGAAGCTGTTAAATTGTCAGCAGATCCGTCTGAT GTATACCAACTATTGGGAGATATCAACCTAGAATTTGATGACAATCATGCTACATTTGATGCTAAAACGTATCAACGAGAGTTGGACTTAGATACGGCCACGGTCAAAGTCAACTATTCCGTAGGTGAAGTAGAATTCACAAGGGAACACTTTGCGTCATATCCGGATCAAGTTATCGTTACCAAGATTTCCGCAACCAAATCCGGTTCATTATCGTTCACAGCATCTCTTGACAGCAAACTACATCATCATTCTTCTGTAAACAGTCAAAACCAGATTGTCATGGAAGGCACGTGTCCTGGTCGAAGGAAACCGCCTACCCTTTTTACTGAAAACGATAGCATACCCACGGGTATAAAATTTTCCGCATTTCTCGATATAAAAGTCAGTGATGGAACAGGCACAATTACTGTTTTGGATGAGAAGAAGCTTAAAGTTGAGGGGTGCGATTGGGCTGTGTTGCTTTTGGTGGGAGCGTCTTCATTTGAAGGGCCGTTTACTAAACCAGAAGATTCGAAACGAGACCCGACTTCCGAGTGTTCAAACGTGTTGAAGTCGTTAAAGGATTTTTCATATGCGGAACTTTATGGTCGTCACGTGGATGATTATCAAAAACTGTTTAATCGGTGCTCTCTGGAGCTTTCGCAAAGCTCCAGTGTTGAACCGTCTTCAACTGTCACAACTGCAGAGAGGGTTAAGTCTTTTAAAACAGATGAAGATCCTTCTTTAATTGAGCTTTTATTCCAATATGGACGTTATTTGTTAATAGCATGTTCACGGCCTGGAACTCAGCCAGCTAATTTGCAGGGTATATGGAATTATAAAGTCGAGCCTGCATGGGA TGGTGCTCCTCACTTGAACATAAATCTTCAAATGAATTACTGGCCTGCACTTTCATGCAACCTACACGAGTGCCAAGAGCCATTATTCGATTACATTTCATCTCTATCGGTCACCGGAAGTAAAACTGCTAAA GTAAACTATGAAGCCAGTGGTTGGGTTGCACACCAAGTCTCTGATATCTGGGCGAAAACATCACCGGACCGAGGTGAGGCTGTGTGGGCCCTTTGGCCCATGGGTGGAGCTTGGCTTTGTACGCATTTATGGGAGCATTATACTTATACAATGAACAAA GAGTTTCTAGCAAATAAAGCATATCCATTGCTAGAAGGATGTGTATCATTCCTTTTGGACTGGTTGATTGAAGGCAAAGGAGGTTATCTTGAGACAAACCCGTCAACGTCTCCCGAACATATGTTTATTGCTCCCGATGGTAAGCCTGCAAGTGTCAGCTATTCAACAACAATGGACATGTCCATCATAAAAGAAGTATTTAACGCCATTGTTTCTGCTGCTGAG GTCTTGGGGAAAAGTAAAACGGATGTGGTTCAAAGAGTTCTCAAAGCTCAACCGCGGCTCTATCCAACCAAGATTGCTAGGGATGGTTCCATTCTTGAATGG GCACAAGATTTTGAAGATCCAGAGGTGCATCACCGGCATGTGTCACACCTATTCGGGCTTTTTCCAGGGCACACAATAACTGTTGAGAGAACTCCAGATCTTTGTAAAGCTGCAGATTTCACTCTAATTAAAAGAG GGGAGGAGGGTCCTGGCTGGTCGACTACGTGGAAAGCTGCTTTGTGGGCCCGGCTTCATAACACCGAACATGCATACCGAATGGTCAAACATTTGTTTGACCTGGTTGACCCTGATCATGAGAGCGATTACGAAGGAGGACTTTACGCTAATCTGTTCACCGCACACCCCCCTTTCCAGATTGATGCAAACTTTGG CTTTTGTGCAGCAATATCTGAGATGCTGGTGCAGAGCACAATCAAGGACCTATACTTGCTTCCTGCACTTCCTCGAGATAAATGGTCACATGGTTCGATCAAAGGATTGAAGGCTCGTGGGAACGTAACGGTTAGTATATCATGGAAGGAAGGCGATCTTCATGAATTCGGCCTCTGGTTTTCCAAAAACACCAACTTAGAGAACTCCAAGGGTCAAAACTCTACAAAAAGAGTGCATTACAGAGGAACTACTATCACAACCAAAATATCACACGGGAAAGTTTACACGTTCAATAAGCAGCTAAAATGCATAAAGACGGCGTCTTTATGA